One part of the Deltaproteobacteria bacterium genome encodes these proteins:
- a CDS encoding aspartate 1-decarboxylase, with protein sequence MLKSKIHRATVTEANLEYEGSVTIDSLLLEAADILPYESVEIYDCTNGSRLRTYAIPGEPGSGEICINGAAAHLVKPHDVVIIATYVQADDAECRDWHARRVFVDRANRQVH encoded by the coding sequence ATGCTGAAGTCGAAGATCCACCGCGCCACCGTGACCGAGGCCAACCTCGAGTACGAAGGCAGCGTCACGATCGACAGCCTCTTGCTCGAAGCGGCGGACATCCTGCCGTACGAGAGCGTCGAGATTTACGACTGCACGAACGGGAGCCGCCTGCGCACGTACGCGATTCCGGGCGAGCCCGGCAGCGGCGAGATCTGCATCAACGGCGCCGCGGCCCACCTCGTGAAGCCGCACGACGTCGTGATCATCGCGACCTACGTGCAGGCGGACGACGCCGAGTGCCGCGACTGGCACGCGAGGCGCGTGTTCGTGGACCGCGCGAACCGGCAGGTGCACTGA
- a CDS encoding pantoate--beta-alanine ligase, with product MERITTVRALQQRADAERLAGRRIALVPTMGALHAGHLALVDEARRRAQFVVVSIFVNPAQFNSTTDLAAYPRPLEADLAACVARGVDAVFLPTADELYPTGYQTWVEVTELAKPLCGASRPGHFRGVATVVAKLLVAAKPHFAVFGAKDFQQLALIRRLTRDLGLDVEIVGHETVRERDGLAMSSRNVHLTSETRVQALALSRALGAAQRAIDAGERSRTALEARVASEIARSPLAKIDYAELRDPESLALAPERLTTDTLLALAVFFPKAGGDVVRLIDNAVLHVPKEN from the coding sequence GTGGAGCGGATCACGACAGTGCGCGCGCTTCAGCAGCGCGCGGACGCGGAGCGGCTCGCGGGCCGGCGCATCGCGCTCGTGCCCACGATGGGCGCGCTGCACGCGGGTCACCTCGCCCTCGTGGACGAGGCTCGCCGGCGCGCGCAGTTCGTGGTCGTGTCGATCTTCGTGAACCCTGCGCAGTTCAACTCGACTACCGATCTCGCGGCCTACCCGCGCCCGCTCGAAGCCGATCTCGCGGCCTGCGTGGCGCGCGGCGTCGACGCGGTGTTCCTGCCGACCGCGGACGAGCTCTATCCCACGGGCTACCAGACGTGGGTCGAGGTGACGGAGCTCGCGAAGCCGCTCTGCGGCGCATCGAGGCCGGGGCACTTCCGCGGCGTAGCGACCGTCGTCGCGAAGCTGCTCGTTGCCGCGAAGCCGCACTTCGCGGTATTCGGCGCGAAGGACTTCCAGCAGCTCGCGTTGATTCGGCGCCTCACGCGCGATCTCGGCCTCGACGTCGAGATCGTCGGCCACGAGACCGTGCGCGAGCGCGATGGCCTCGCAATGTCGAGTCGCAACGTGCACCTCACGTCCGAGACGCGCGTGCAGGCGCTCGCGCTCTCGCGCGCCCTCGGCGCCGCGCAGCGCGCGATCGACGCCGGCGAGCGTTCGCGCACCGCGCTCGAGGCTCGCGTCGCAAGCGAGATCGCGCGGTCACCGCTCGCGAAGATCGACTACGCCGAGCTGCGCGATCCGGAGTCGCTCGCGTTAGCGCCGGAGCGCCTGACGACTGACACCTTGCTCGCGCTCGCCGTGTTCTTCCCGAAGGCCGGGGGAGACGTCGTGCGCCTGATCGACAACGCCGTGTTGCACGTACCCAAGGAGAACTGA
- the panB gene encoding 3-methyl-2-oxobutanoate hydroxymethyltransferase, translating to MSTITAASRREQRVTARSLQLRKGKGEPFSMLTAYDATFARIFDEAGIDVLLVGDSVGNTVQGGETTLPVTLDEMIYHTRLVARTARRALVVGDMPFGSYQVSPEDAVRSAIRFIKDGGAAAVKLEGGERMRATIARIVDAEIPVMAHVGLTPQSVHKLGGYRVQGRGSAREAVIADALAVQEAGAFAVVLEGVPAELAAEITGLLAIPTIGIGAGVACDGQVLVLHDLLGLSDWTPSFAKQYASLGQLASQAARAFADDVRHRKFPGTEHSYR from the coding sequence ATGTCCACGATCACGGCTGCATCGCGCCGCGAGCAGCGCGTCACCGCGCGCTCGCTGCAACTGCGCAAAGGGAAGGGCGAGCCCTTCTCGATGCTCACGGCGTACGACGCCACCTTCGCGCGCATCTTCGACGAAGCGGGGATCGACGTGCTGCTCGTCGGCGACTCGGTGGGAAACACCGTGCAGGGCGGCGAGACCACGCTGCCCGTCACGCTCGACGAGATGATCTACCACACGCGCCTCGTGGCGCGGACCGCGCGGCGCGCGCTCGTCGTCGGCGACATGCCGTTCGGGAGCTATCAGGTCTCGCCGGAAGATGCGGTGCGCAGCGCGATTCGATTCATCAAGGACGGCGGCGCGGCGGCGGTGAAGCTCGAAGGCGGCGAGCGCATGCGCGCCACCATCGCGCGCATCGTAGACGCCGAGATTCCGGTGATGGCGCACGTCGGCCTCACGCCGCAGAGCGTGCACAAGCTGGGCGGCTACCGCGTGCAGGGGCGCGGCAGCGCGCGCGAGGCCGTGATCGCTGACGCGCTCGCGGTGCAGGAAGCTGGCGCGTTCGCCGTCGTGCTCGAGGGCGTACCCGCGGAGCTCGCGGCGGAGATCACCGGCCTGCTCGCGATTCCGACGATCGGCATCGGCGCGGGGGTCGCTTGCGACGGCCAGGTGCTCGTGCTGCACGACTTGCTCGGGCTCTCGGACTGGACGCCGAGCTTTGCGAAGCAGTACGCGAGCCTCGGCCAGCTCGCATCGCAGGCGGCGCGTGCGTTCGCGGACGACGTGCGCCACCGCAAGTTCCCCGGCACCGAGCACTCCTACCGCTGA
- a CDS encoding PilZ domain-containing protein — translation MRGDDPRRDFVATIEVELRREDGGLERARAVNLSPRGLCVHLRRAIEIGERVEVAFTLPPNGPEIRAHGKVVWTSNAGDLGAALFETGVHLLDLEPAASAALSEFANQPTNRRR, via the coding sequence GTGAGGGGCGACGATCCGCGCCGCGATTTCGTCGCGACGATCGAGGTCGAGCTGCGGCGCGAGGACGGCGGCCTCGAGCGCGCGCGCGCGGTGAACCTCTCGCCGCGCGGCCTGTGCGTGCATCTGCGCCGCGCGATCGAGATCGGTGAGCGCGTCGAGGTCGCGTTCACGCTGCCGCCGAACGGGCCGGAGATTCGTGCGCACGGCAAGGTCGTCTGGACGAGCAACGCCGGCGACCTGGGCGCTGCACTGTTCGAGACGGGCGTGCATCTCCTCGACCTCGAGCCTGCCGCGAGCGCGGCGCTGTCGGAGTTCGCGAATCAGCCCACGAACCGGCGGCGCTGA
- the rsmA gene encoding ribosomal RNA small subunit methyltransferase A, with protein sequence MSARAARELLERHGLAASKELGQNFLCDEAQADKLVRLAEVGAGDAVLEIGTGLGILTRALAEQARAVTTIEIDAGLVRALRAESVLPANARLLHADALAVDLGAEIAALAADGARVRVVANLPYSVATPLMRRFLDLAPRLAGWAVMIQREVALRIGAQPGSRDYGSFAVLHQLVARVRIGLALHPQCFYPAPGVTSSFVLLTPHAEYALRPGELERVERLVRAAFAHRRKTLVNSLRQSSGIDPVPVAAWLARSGLDERTRAEALAPAQWLALAREALA encoded by the coding sequence ATGAGTGCGAGAGCCGCGCGCGAGCTCTTGGAGCGCCACGGCCTCGCCGCGAGCAAAGAGCTCGGGCAGAACTTTCTGTGCGACGAGGCGCAGGCGGACAAGCTCGTTCGCCTCGCCGAAGTGGGCGCCGGCGACGCGGTGCTCGAGATCGGCACGGGCCTCGGCATTCTCACGCGCGCGCTCGCGGAGCAGGCGCGCGCGGTCACCACGATCGAGATCGACGCCGGCCTGGTGCGCGCGCTCAGGGCGGAGAGCGTGCTGCCCGCGAACGCGCGGCTGCTTCACGCCGACGCGCTTGCGGTCGACCTCGGCGCCGAGATTGCCGCGCTGGCTGCGGATGGCGCGCGCGTACGCGTCGTCGCGAACCTGCCGTACTCGGTCGCCACTCCGCTGATGCGCCGCTTCCTCGATCTCGCGCCGCGCCTCGCGGGCTGGGCGGTGATGATCCAGCGCGAAGTGGCGCTCCGGATCGGCGCGCAGCCGGGCTCGCGCGACTACGGCTCGTTCGCGGTGCTGCATCAGCTCGTGGCGCGTGTGCGCATCGGCCTCGCTCTGCATCCGCAGTGCTTCTACCCTGCGCCCGGCGTCACCTCGAGCTTCGTGCTGCTCACGCCGCACGCAGAGTATGCGCTCCGGCCGGGCGAGCTCGAACGCGTCGAACGGCTCGTACGCGCCGCCTTCGCGCACCGGAGAAAGACCCTCGTGAACTCGCTCCGCCAGAGCAGCGGGATCGATCCTGTGCCCGTCGCCGCGTGGCTCGCGCGCAGCGGGCTCGATGAGCGCACGCGCGCCGAGGCGCTCGCACCCGCGCAGTGGCTCGCGCTCGCGCGCGAGGCGCTCGCGTGA
- the tsaD gene encoding tRNA (adenosine(37)-N6)-threonylcarbamoyltransferase complex transferase subunit TsaD, with the protein MAAAIVRGGREVLASTVRSQTAVHAPYGGVVPELASRDHVRVVSQVVRAALAEAGVAESALTGVAVTAGPGLLGSLLVGLSFAKAYAYRLGVPCVGVHHLAGHLAAAEIADAALVPPYLGLVVSGGHTALYRIEENAAPVLLGETRDDAVGEAFDKVAKLLGLPYPGGPALSKLAQQGDATAFAFPRPMLDESGYDFSYSGLKTAVLLAAEKHPERAADLAASFEAAATDVLVAKARRAARDEGLARVAVVGGVAANSRLRQELAVAAQRDGFALFLPPLALCTDNAAMIAAAGAQLLARGARDSLALSAFSRVELAARPWADARA; encoded by the coding sequence ATGGCAGCTGCGATCGTGCGCGGCGGGCGCGAGGTACTCGCGAGCACGGTGCGCAGCCAGACCGCGGTGCACGCCCCGTACGGCGGCGTCGTGCCGGAGCTCGCCTCGCGCGACCACGTGCGCGTCGTGTCGCAGGTCGTGCGGGCGGCGCTTGCGGAGGCGGGCGTCGCAGAGAGCGCCCTGACGGGTGTCGCCGTGACGGCCGGCCCGGGCCTGCTCGGCTCGCTGCTCGTGGGGCTTTCGTTCGCGAAGGCCTACGCGTATCGCCTCGGCGTGCCGTGCGTCGGCGTGCACCACCTCGCGGGTCATCTCGCTGCAGCGGAGATCGCGGACGCCGCGCTCGTGCCGCCGTATCTCGGCCTCGTCGTCTCGGGCGGGCACACCGCGCTCTACCGCATCGAGGAGAACGCCGCGCCCGTGCTGCTCGGCGAGACGCGCGACGACGCGGTCGGCGAGGCCTTCGACAAAGTCGCGAAGCTGTTAGGTCTCCCGTATCCGGGCGGCCCCGCGCTCTCGAAGCTCGCGCAGCAGGGGGACGCCACGGCGTTCGCGTTTCCGCGGCCGATGCTGGACGAGTCCGGCTACGACTTCTCGTACAGCGGGCTCAAGACGGCGGTGCTGCTCGCAGCGGAGAAGCATCCCGAGCGCGCCGCGGATCTCGCTGCGTCGTTCGAGGCCGCCGCGACCGACGTGCTCGTCGCGAAAGCGCGGCGCGCGGCGCGCGACGAAGGGCTCGCGCGCGTGGCGGTGGTCGGCGGTGTCGCCGCGAACTCGCGCCTGCGCCAAGAGCTCGCGGTGGCTGCGCAGCGCGACGGCTTCGCGCTGTTCCTGCCGCCGCTCGCGCTGTGCACCGACAACGCGGCGATGATCGCCGCCGCCGGCGCGCAGCTGCTCGCGCGAGGCGCGCGCGACTCGCTGGCACTGAGCGCGTTCTCGCGCGTCGAGCTCGCCGCACGCCCGTGGGCGGACGCGCGCGCTTGA
- the dksA gene encoding RNA polymerase-binding protein DksA codes for MRKRDLDKFKKILTEQRAQLVGNAKKAVAGEIHLDPDDFPDEIDAASSEMSLAFQGRLRERERGLLAKIEEALQKIEQGVYGECESCGEEIGVKRLEARPVAELCIDCKSEQERMERHQA; via the coding sequence GTGCGAAAGCGCGATCTCGACAAGTTCAAGAAGATCCTCACCGAGCAGCGTGCGCAGCTCGTCGGGAACGCGAAGAAAGCCGTGGCTGGCGAGATCCATCTCGACCCCGACGACTTTCCGGACGAGATCGACGCCGCGTCGTCCGAGATGAGCCTCGCGTTCCAGGGCCGCTTGCGCGAACGCGAGCGCGGGCTGCTCGCGAAGATCGAGGAGGCGCTGCAGAAGATCGAGCAGGGCGTCTACGGCGAGTGCGAGAGCTGCGGCGAGGAGATCGGCGTCAAGCGTCTCGAGGCGCGCCCGGTCGCGGAGCTCTGCATCGACTGCAAGTCGGAGCAAGAGCGCATGGAGCGACATCAAGCCTGA
- a CDS encoding tetratricopeptide repeat protein: protein MKTIQRTPLLAVAALAGALALTGCATVAEQRKLEYEVNKMRSGTQPADHGKRIADLTTELEALCAEVAELRGRVELAERAAEQAGTDARAAREASAKQAVQPSPEEAPPEGPASEELALYREAYDAWRTNDHASCVDRFGRFLQSFQSSKYADDAAFWLADCHYRQGDLKTSVLRFDEVAQRYPESDKAPEALFRQGEALLQLGPQYSKAAQKAFQRVIDSYPSHKRANDARERLKIIAG from the coding sequence ATGAAGACGATTCAACGCACGCCGCTGCTCGCGGTCGCTGCGCTCGCCGGCGCGCTCGCACTCACGGGCTGCGCGACCGTCGCGGAGCAGCGCAAGCTCGAGTACGAAGTGAACAAGATGCGCTCGGGGACGCAGCCGGCCGACCACGGCAAGCGCATCGCGGACCTCACGACCGAGCTCGAAGCGTTGTGCGCCGAAGTCGCCGAGCTGCGCGGGCGCGTCGAGCTGGCGGAGCGCGCCGCCGAGCAGGCGGGCACGGACGCGCGCGCTGCGCGCGAGGCGAGCGCGAAGCAGGCCGTGCAGCCTTCGCCCGAGGAAGCGCCGCCGGAAGGGCCCGCGTCAGAGGAGCTCGCGCTCTACCGAGAGGCGTACGACGCGTGGCGGACGAATGATCACGCGAGCTGCGTTGACCGCTTCGGACGCTTCCTGCAATCTTTCCAGTCCTCGAAATACGCGGACGACGCAGCGTTCTGGCTCGCGGATTGCCACTACCGGCAGGGAGATCTCAAGACTTCGGTGCTGCGCTTCGACGAGGTCGCGCAGCGCTACCCGGAGAGCGACAAGGCGCCCGAGGCGCTGTTCCGTCAGGGCGAGGCGCTTCTCCAGCTCGGTCCGCAGTACTCGAAGGCGGCGCAAAAGGCCTTCCAGCGCGTGATCGATAGTTACCCGAGCCACAAGCGAGCGAACGACGCGCGCGAGCGACTCAAGATCATCGCTGGCTGA
- a CDS encoding PD40 domain-containing protein: MRKLCWLVCVVLASGVSAEERPDTVVGGGKFALDRVAVQRFYARTPEASALASELSAALGGGLEFSMRYALVPESAFLDPVTSPAVDSAPAPRCNNWKQIGADYLVQGMVVVTPEAMRVTYRVHDVVRCTAKVASKQRTGRPESARRLGKSIADEIVGALTGVPGVADTEVAFVSSRPGAKEISVMDANGDNQRAVTRFGTISTFPSWDPDATGLVMTSYRYRSRPWLYVMRRAPQPSGRLFQSLPDSTRLYRGVYDPSGTRLAIVGSVDGVSEIFVASTAGGGLKRLTKDRYIDVGPAWSPDGRQIAFVSDRTGAPQIYVMDADGSNVRRLTYDGAYNTSPNWSPDGEWIAFETRINSQFDIWKIRPEGGQPIPVVSNPRSDEHPHWSPDGRLIAFSSTRFGRPEIFVASGEVGDVRELPARRITKQGNSTHPAWGPRRGK, from the coding sequence ATGCGCAAGTTGTGTTGGCTCGTTTGTGTCGTGCTCGCGTCGGGGGTTTCCGCGGAGGAGCGCCCCGACACGGTCGTCGGCGGCGGAAAGTTCGCGCTCGACCGCGTCGCGGTGCAGCGCTTCTACGCGCGCACGCCGGAAGCGAGCGCGCTCGCGAGCGAGCTCAGCGCGGCGCTCGGCGGCGGCCTCGAGTTCTCGATGCGCTACGCGCTCGTCCCCGAGAGCGCCTTCCTCGACCCCGTGACGAGTCCCGCGGTCGACTCCGCGCCGGCGCCGCGCTGCAACAACTGGAAGCAGATCGGCGCGGACTACCTCGTGCAGGGCATGGTCGTCGTCACGCCCGAGGCGATGCGCGTCACGTACCGCGTGCACGATGTCGTGCGCTGCACCGCGAAGGTCGCCTCGAAACAGCGCACGGGGCGCCCGGAATCCGCGCGCCGGCTCGGCAAGTCGATCGCGGACGAGATCGTCGGCGCGCTGACGGGCGTGCCCGGCGTCGCGGACACGGAGGTCGCGTTCGTGTCGAGCCGCCCCGGCGCGAAAGAGATCTCGGTGATGGACGCGAACGGCGACAACCAGCGCGCCGTCACGCGCTTCGGGACGATCAGCACGTTCCCGAGCTGGGACCCCGACGCGACCGGGCTCGTGATGACGAGCTATCGCTACCGCAGCCGCCCGTGGCTCTACGTGATGCGTCGCGCGCCGCAGCCGTCGGGGCGCCTGTTCCAGTCGCTGCCGGATTCGACGCGCCTCTACCGCGGCGTCTACGACCCGAGCGGCACGCGCCTCGCGATCGTCGGCAGCGTCGACGGCGTGAGTGAGATCTTCGTCGCGAGCACGGCGGGCGGCGGGCTCAAGCGGCTCACCAAGGACCGCTACATCGACGTCGGCCCCGCCTGGTCGCCGGACGGCCGCCAGATCGCGTTCGTCTCGGACCGTACTGGCGCACCGCAGATCTACGTGATGGACGCAGACGGCTCGAACGTGCGGCGACTCACTTACGACGGCGCGTACAACACCTCGCCGAACTGGTCGCCCGACGGCGAGTGGATCGCGTTCGAGACGCGCATCAACAGCCAGTTCGACATCTGGAAGATCCGCCCCGAAGGCGGGCAGCCGATCCCCGTCGTGTCGAACCCGCGCAGCGACGAGCATCCGCACTGGTCTCCAGACGGCCGGCTGATTGCGTTCAGCTCGACGCGCTTTGGGCGGCCGGAGATCTTCGTGGCGAGCGGCGAGGTGGGCGACGTGCGCGAGCTGCCCGCGCGCCGCATCACCAAGCAAGGCAACTCGACGCATCCGGCCTGGGGCCCGCGTCGCGGAAAGTGA
- a CDS encoding TonB C-terminal domain-containing protein, with translation MSEVLTILANREREWRRWVAISAALHVALLLGSTVAFEFFPHDREPPAGDPFVLVTPQELAAMMSPERPAAAPKPAQPKPEPAVQPEPEPPTPKTEEVIIPEDAARKPVRKKPEVETERTETPPKPRNDSQAQVDLDDLLAETRIEQGSMPTGPTRQATARPGAGGTGDPVSPEIAAWQNRVRAHVRRKMGLPPGFRGKGLKMRVVVTLTSSGDLLGYEVDRESGNPWFDEQVEQYLAKESSLPPPPNNGDWPLIIDGDL, from the coding sequence ATGAGCGAGGTGCTGACGATCCTTGCGAACCGCGAGCGCGAGTGGCGCCGCTGGGTCGCGATCTCGGCGGCGCTGCACGTCGCGTTGTTATTGGGCTCGACGGTCGCGTTCGAGTTCTTTCCGCACGACCGCGAGCCACCGGCGGGCGACCCGTTCGTGCTCGTCACACCGCAAGAGCTCGCCGCGATGATGTCGCCCGAACGTCCGGCCGCCGCGCCCAAGCCCGCGCAGCCGAAGCCCGAGCCCGCAGTCCAGCCCGAACCCGAGCCGCCCACGCCGAAGACCGAGGAAGTGATCATTCCCGAGGATGCGGCGCGAAAGCCGGTGAGGAAGAAGCCCGAGGTCGAGACCGAGCGCACCGAAACGCCTCCGAAGCCGCGGAACGATTCGCAAGCGCAGGTCGATCTGGACGACTTGCTCGCCGAGACGCGCATCGAGCAGGGCAGCATGCCGACGGGCCCGACGCGACAGGCGACTGCGCGCCCCGGAGCCGGCGGCACGGGTGATCCCGTCAGCCCAGAGATCGCGGCTTGGCAGAACCGCGTGCGCGCGCACGTGCGGCGCAAGATGGGCCTGCCGCCGGGGTTCCGCGGCAAGGGCCTCAAGATGCGCGTCGTCGTGACGCTCACCTCGAGCGGAGATCTGCTCGGCTACGAGGTCGACCGCGAGTCGGGCAATCCGTGGTTCGACGAGCAAGTCGAGCAGTACCTCGCGAAGGAATCCTCGCTGCCGCCTCCTCCGAACAACGGCGATTGGCCCCTCATCATCGACGGAGACCTCTGA
- the tolR gene encoding protein TolR translates to MSEINVTPFVDVMLVLLIIFMVTAPMMQGGIDVDLPKTNTENIRLKEPPLVITIQKDGTIHLADQKFPLEELEAKLAAILDGNASQEVFVRGDAKVEYGIVAKVMAKARAAGVEKLGLVTERE, encoded by the coding sequence ATGAGCGAGATCAACGTCACGCCCTTCGTGGACGTGATGCTCGTGCTGCTGATCATCTTCATGGTCACTGCGCCGATGATGCAGGGCGGCATCGATGTCGATCTCCCGAAGACCAACACCGAGAACATCCGGCTGAAGGAGCCCCCGCTCGTCATCACGATTCAGAAGGACGGCACGATTCACCTCGCGGATCAGAAGTTCCCGCTCGAAGAGCTCGAGGCGAAGCTCGCGGCGATTCTCGACGGCAACGCGAGCCAGGAAGTGTTCGTGCGCGGCGATGCCAAGGTGGAGTACGGCATCGTCGCGAAAGTGATGGCGAAGGCGCGCGCCGCAGGCGTCGAGAAGCTCGGCCTCGTCACGGAGCGCGAGTAG
- a CDS encoding MotA/TolQ/ExbB proton channel family protein, producing the protein MDLDVFALIFQASWPVKAVIALMVAASVFSWGAIFSKWREFSAAENDTAGFLASYHQGAFEDWEKAAKDHPQSPLSAVMAAGVNELKRIARYRGKGEEGFDASQLRAVNKAINWAGSQEALRLENRLSFLATVGSATPFVGLFGTVIGIINAFAEIGITGNAGLETVGPGIAEALVATAIGLFAAIPATVAYNAFVARLRDLTAAIDLFTVELQDDIAHLSASAGRAAAGPRAVER; encoded by the coding sequence ATGGATCTCGACGTATTCGCGCTCATCTTTCAGGCGTCGTGGCCCGTGAAGGCCGTGATCGCGCTGATGGTCGCGGCCTCCGTCTTCTCGTGGGGCGCGATCTTCTCCAAGTGGCGCGAGTTCAGCGCCGCCGAGAACGACACGGCGGGTTTCCTCGCGTCCTATCACCAAGGCGCGTTCGAGGACTGGGAGAAGGCGGCGAAGGACCACCCGCAGAGCCCGCTCTCGGCCGTGATGGCGGCGGGCGTGAACGAGCTGAAGCGGATCGCGCGCTACCGCGGCAAGGGCGAAGAGGGCTTCGACGCGAGCCAGCTGCGCGCGGTGAACAAGGCGATCAACTGGGCCGGCTCGCAGGAGGCGCTGCGCCTCGAGAATCGGCTCTCGTTCCTGGCCACGGTCGGCAGCGCCACGCCGTTCGTCGGCTTGTTCGGCACGGTGATCGGAATCATCAACGCATTCGCGGAGATCGGCATCACAGGCAATGCAGGGCTCGAGACCGTGGGCCCCGGCATCGCGGAGGCGCTGGTCGCCACCGCGATCGGCCTCTTCGCCGCGATCCCCGCGACCGTGGCCTACAACGCCTTCGTCGCCCGCCTGCGGGACCTCACCGCCGCGATCGATCTGTTCACGGTGGAACTACAGGACGACATCGCCCATCTCTCCGCCAGCGCCGGCCGCGCCGCCGCGGGCCCGCGCGCAGTGGAGCGCTGA
- a CDS encoding leucyl aminopeptidase → MQITVQSAALETLSADVLAVPLAELDPAKAKLPAQLAALDHALGGRIADAVRSGDFTGKKGESLTLHAPERAKAKRVLLVGVGAESKLGLAALRDLAASAVRECAARKGTTVAVLAPNTRRHKPPAAFQALAEGALLGSYRFDRYLAAKKDKKAVDSVVLVVQRAADKRAAAAGAATGVILGESQNLARALSNEPPNKLPPAELAKEAERVAKEVGLECKVLGRAELEKRGFGAMLAVAQGSANEPRLIVLEHGAPPKNAKKGARKKPTLCVIGKGVCFDSGGLSLKPAASMEKMKHDMSGGAAVIGALRAAALLKLPLHVVGLIGAVENMPSGTAYRPDDIVTTLSGQTIAIANTDAEGRLVLADVLHHARTTYEPAAMIDLATLTGACGVAVGTWCAAVLGNDQRLVGKILAAGETTGERYWQLPLWDVHKEHMRGQIADVKQTGGPHGGTITAAAMLWHFVGETPWAHLDIAPVSDTDKTTSLQPLGATGFGVRSVVEVLRGWK, encoded by the coding sequence ATGCAGATCACCGTTCAGTCCGCGGCGCTCGAAACGCTCAGCGCCGATGTGCTCGCCGTGCCGCTCGCGGAGCTCGATCCGGCGAAGGCGAAGCTGCCGGCGCAGCTTGCCGCGCTCGACCACGCGCTCGGCGGGCGCATCGCAGACGCAGTGCGCAGCGGAGACTTCACCGGCAAGAAGGGCGAGTCGCTCACGCTGCACGCGCCCGAGCGCGCGAAGGCGAAGCGCGTGCTGCTCGTGGGCGTCGGCGCTGAATCGAAGCTCGGGCTCGCCGCGCTGCGCGACCTCGCGGCGAGCGCGGTGCGCGAATGCGCAGCGCGCAAGGGCACGACGGTGGCGGTGCTCGCGCCGAATACGCGCCGCCACAAGCCGCCGGCGGCGTTTCAGGCGCTTGCGGAAGGCGCGCTGCTCGGGAGCTACCGCTTCGATCGCTACCTCGCAGCGAAGAAAGACAAGAAGGCCGTCGACAGCGTCGTGCTCGTGGTGCAGCGCGCCGCCGACAAGCGCGCCGCCGCAGCGGGCGCTGCGACGGGCGTGATTCTCGGTGAGAGCCAGAACCTCGCGCGCGCGCTCTCGAACGAGCCGCCGAACAAGCTGCCGCCGGCGGAGCTCGCGAAGGAAGCGGAGCGCGTCGCCAAGGAAGTCGGCCTCGAGTGCAAGGTGTTAGGGCGCGCGGAGCTCGAGAAGCGCGGCTTCGGCGCGATGCTCGCGGTGGCGCAGGGCAGCGCGAACGAGCCGCGCCTGATCGTGCTCGAGCACGGCGCGCCGCCGAAGAACGCGAAGAAAGGCGCGCGCAAGAAGCCGACGCTGTGCGTGATCGGCAAAGGCGTGTGCTTCGACTCCGGCGGGCTCTCGCTGAAGCCCGCCGCGAGCATGGAGAAGATGAAGCACGACATGTCGGGCGGCGCGGCCGTGATCGGCGCACTGCGCGCCGCGGCGCTGCTGAAGCTGCCGCTCCACGTCGTGGGCCTGATCGGCGCGGTGGAGAACATGCCGAGCGGCACGGCCTACCGGCCCGACGACATCGTCACGACGCTGTCCGGCCAGACGATCGCGATCGCCAACACCGACGCCGAGGGCCGCCTCGTGCTCGCCGACGTACTGCACCACGCGCGCACGACCTACGAGCCTGCCGCGATGATCGACCTCGCGACGCTCACCGGCGCGTGCGGCGTCGCAGTCGGCACGTGGTGCGCCGCGGTGCTCGGCAACGACCAGCGCCTGGTCGGGAAGATCCTCGCCGCGGGCGAGACCACGGGGGAGCGCTACTGGCAGCTGCCGCTCTGGGACGTGCACAAGGAGCACATGCGCGGCCAGATCGCCGACGTGAAGCAGACCGGCGGCCCGCACGGCGGCACGATCACCGCCGCCGCGATGCTGTGGCACTTCGTCGGGGAGACGCCGTGGGCGCACCTCGACATCGCGCCGGTCAGCGACACCGACAAGACCACGTCGCTGCAGCCGCTCGGCGCCACGGGCTTCGGCGTGCGCTCGGTGGTGGAGGTGCTGCGCGGCTGGAAGTGA
- a CDS encoding cytochrome c → MRFWMTGLALVLSGGFAASAIAGDAAAGKLVYTGKGTCWTCHGQTGKGDGPAGKALNPPPRDFSVGAFRFDADKNGKPGEDADLRLVVQKGAAPFGGNPAMAPWGHLSAKEIDDVVAFVRSLHK, encoded by the coding sequence ATGCGTTTCTGGATGACTGGCCTGGCACTCGTTCTCAGCGGCGGCTTCGCCGCCTCGGCGATCGCGGGCGACGCCGCCGCTGGCAAGCTCGTGTACACGGGCAAGGGCACGTGCTGGACGTGTCACGGCCAGACGGGCAAGGGCGACGGCCCGGCCGGCAAGGCGCTGAACCCGCCGCCGCGCGACTTCTCGGTCGGCGCGTTCCGATTTGACGCCGACAAGAACGGCAAGCCCGGCGAGGACGCCGACCTGCGGCTCGTGGTCCAGAAGGGTGCGGCCCCGTTCGGCGGCAACCCGGCGATGGCGCCGTGGGGCCACCTCTCGGCGAAGGAAATCGACGACGTGGTCGCCTTCGTCCGCTCGCTGCACAAGTAA